In the genome of Amia ocellicauda isolate fAmiCal2 chromosome 3, fAmiCal2.hap1, whole genome shotgun sequence, one region contains:
- the phex gene encoding phosphate-regulating neutral endopeptidase PHEX, giving the protein MEMERLGSTGSKPATTSNKLLKAGLAVSVCLSLAFLLVLILVSRGSISLHSEEHCLTQECIEAAGSIINKMDPSVPPCVDFYQYACGGWLRENPIPEDSSSYGIYPWLRQNVDIKLKELLEEPIQPAEMEAIQKAKILYRSCMNETAIEMEDAKPLLKQLRQVELRWPVLGSSLGAQWQWDESRFSLMDTLSMLRSQYGKSVLLRMYVAPDDKNSNQYIIKLDQASLSLSSREDYITNTTEAEAYRDALLKLMVDVAVMLGATQVDAETQMKEVLAFEVKLAEILIPFENRTSELMYNKYSLSRLQKTVPQFNWLTYIKAVVDTKLYPELRSLSSSEHVIVRVPQYFKDLFKLLENTSKRTVANYIIWTKVYSRIMTLSRRFLYRYLDFVRVTAGTTSLPPRWDKCVNYVENSLIYASGRMFVDKHFQEDKKLMMEELIDGIRWAFIDMLEKENTWMDRDTKDKAKQKAHAVLAKVGYPDFIMNDTYISEDIKRLSFSEKDYFGNVQQTLRFIAQLDIGWLRKSVPKTQWFTNPTTVNAFYSSSTNQIRFPAGELQKPFFWGSKYPRSLSYGAIGVIVGHELTHGFDNNGRKYDKDGNLDQWWSNTSISSFNEKTQCMIDQYNSYHWSEAGMNVRGKRTLAENIADNGGMREAFRAYRRWVEKEQNGREEPLLPGIGLTNNQLFFLSYAHVRCNSYRPEAARDQIQSGAHSPPKFRVIGAMSNYEEFRKAFNCPETSVMNRGSESCRIW; this is encoded by the exons TGTCTCGAGGCTCCATTAGTCTCCACTCTGAAGAGCACTGCCTGACGCAGGAATGCATTGAGGCTG cGGGCTCCATCATCAACAAGATGGACCCCTCTGTGCCGCCCTGCGTTGATTTCTACCAGTACGCCTGCGGGGGCTGGCTGCGCGAGAACCCCATCCCCGAGGACTCCTCCAGCTACGGCATCTACCCCTGGCTGCGGCAGAACGTTGACATCAAGCTGAAAG AGCTGCTGGAGGAGCCCATACAGCCTGCGGAAATGGAGGCCATCCAGAAAGCAAAGATCCTGTACCGGTCATGTATGAATGAAA CTGCAATAGAGATGGAGGATGCAAAGCCGTTGTTGAAGCAGCTGCGGCAGGTGGAGCTGCGCTGGCCGGTGCTGGGCAGCAGCCTGGGCGCACAGTGGCAGTGGGACGAGAGCCGCTTCAGCCTGATGGACACGCTGTCCATGCTGCGGAGCCAGTACGGCAAGTCCGTCCTGCTGCGCATGTACGTTGCCCCCGATGACAAGAACTCCAACCAGTACATCATAAAG CTGGACCAAGCCTCCTTGTCCCTGTCTTCGAGGGAGGACTACATCACCAACACCACAGAGGCAGAAGCG TACCGAGACGCCCTGCTGAAACTTATGGTGGACGTGGCTGTCATGCTGGGAGCCACACAGGTCGACGCTGAGACACAGATGAAGGAGGTTCTTGCTTTTGAGGTGAAACTGGCCGAG ATCCTGATTCCCTTCGAGAACAGAACCAGCGAGCTGATGTACAACAAGTACAGCCTTTCCCGACTGCAGAAAACAGTGCCGCAG TTCAACTGGCTGACGTACATCAAGGCTGTGGTGGACACCAAGCTGTACCCCGAGCTGAGGAGCCTGTCCTCGTCCGAGCATGTGATCGTGCGCGTGCCGCAGTACTTTAAGGACCTGTTCAAGCTGCTGGAGAACACAAGCAAAAG GACTGTGGCCAACTATATCATCTGGACCAAAGTCTACTCCAGGATCATGACTCTCAGCCGACGCTTTCTCTACAGATATCTGGATTTTGTCAGg GTGACGGCTGGGACCACTTCCTTACCTCCACGCTGGGACAAATGCGTGAACTACGTGGAAAACAGCCTCATCTACGCCTCCGGGAGAATGTTTGTGGACAAGCACTTTCAAGAGGACAAGAAACTCATG ATGGAGGAGCTGATTGATGGAATTCGCTGGGCTTTCATTGACATGCTGGAGAAGGAAAACACATGGATGGACAGGGACACGAAGGACAAAGCCAAACAGAAG GCTCATGCAGTCCTGGCGAAAGTGGGCTACCCTGATTTCATCATGAACGACACCTACATCAGCGAAGACATTAAAagg TTGTCATTCTCGGAGAAGGACTACTTTGGGAACGTGCAGCAGACCCTGCGATTCATTGCCCAGTTGGACATTGGTTGGCTACGCAAGAGCGTTCCCAAAACTCA atggtTCACAAATCCTACCACCGTTAATGCATTCTACAGCTCCTCTACCAACCAGATCc GATTCCCCGCTGGCGAACTCCAGAAGCCGTTCTTTTGGGGATCCAAGTACCCGCG GTCGCTGAGCTACGGTGCCATCGGAGTGATCGTGGGACACGAGCTCACCCACGGCTTTGATAATAACG GCCGGAAGTACGACAAAGATGGCAATTTGGACCAGTGGTGGAGCAACACTTCCATCTCCAGCTTCAATGAGAAGACACAGTGCATGATTGACCAGTACAACAGCTACCACTGGAGCGAGGCTGGCATGAAT gTGAGAGGCAAGCGAACGCTGGCAGAGAACATTGCAGACAACGGGGGGATGCGAGAGGCCTTCAGG GCCTACAGGAGGTGGGTTGAAAAAGAGCAGAATGGCAGAGAGGAGCCCCTGTTGCCTGGCATTGGCCTCACCAACAACCAGCTGTTCTTCCTCAGCTACGCTCAT GTCCGCTGCAACTCCTACCGGCCAGAGGCTGCCAGGGACCAGATCCAGAGTGGAGCCCACAGCCCGCCAAAGTTCAG AGTAATAGGGGCCATGAGCAACTATGAGGAGTTCAGAAAAGCCTTCAACTGCCCAGAGACCTCCGTGATGAACCGCGGCTCAGAGTCCTGTCGAATCTGGTAG